In the genome of Delphinus delphis chromosome 15, mDelDel1.2, whole genome shotgun sequence, one region contains:
- the GPR146 gene encoding probable G-protein coupled receptor 146: MWSCPLNGTGGEDQLPCQHVQRALSALSLLYLLVGVPLGLGYNALLLLVNLHDPGGMTMPDVYFANMAAAGLVLGALAPAHLLGPGAAGWAVWDAGSEVHVTLLVLFNVAALVTLYSTALLALDCYIERALPRTYMSSVYNTRHVCGFVWGGALLTGFSSLLFYICGHVAARLAECSQVRHTEAADAIMLLSGYLVPVLAVLYALVLLTRIRKEDTPLDRDAGQPDPSAHRLLVATVCVQFGLWTPHYLTLLGRTVLAARGRPADGHHLGALLLAKDLSRFLAFASSAVVPLLYRHMDRNFPGKLRRLMKKLQRGPQSCSLDEAGAQPAMA, from the coding sequence ATGTGGAGCTGCCCACTCAACGGCACGGGCGGCGAGGACCAGCTCCCCTGCCAGCACGTCCAGCGGGCCCTGTCCGCCCTCTCGCTGCTCTACCTGCTTGTCGGCGTCCCCCTCGGCCTCGGCTACAATGCCCTGCTGCTGCTGGTCAACCTGCACGACCCGGGCGGTATGACCATGCCCGACGTCTACTTCGCCAACATGGCCGCGGCCGGCCTGGTCCTCGGCGCCCTGGCGCCTGCGCACCTGCTGGGCCCCGGCGCCGCCGGCTGGGCCGTGTGGGACGCGGGCAGCGAGGTCCACGTCACGCTGCTGGTGCTGTTCAACGTGGCGGCGCTGGTGACCCTGTACTCCACGGCGCTGCTGGCCCTCGACTGCTACATCGAGCGGGCGCTGCCGCGCACCTACATGTCGAGTGTCTACAACACCAGGCACGTGTGCGGCTTCGTGTGGGGCGGTGCCCTGCTCACCGGCTTCTCCTCCCTGCTCTTCTACATCTGCGGCCACGTGGCTGCCAGGCTGGCCGAGTGCTCCCAGGTGCGGCACACGGAGGCGGCCGACGCCATCATGCTGCTCAGCGGGTACCTGGTGCCCGTCCTGGCCGTGCTGTACGCGCTCGTGCTCCTCACGCGGATCCGGAAGGAGGACACGCCACTCGACCGGGACGCGGGCCAGCCGGACCCCTCGGCGCACAGGCTGCTGGTGGCCACCGTGTGTGTGCAGTTCGGGCTCTGGACGCCCCACTACCTGACGCTCCTGGGGCGCACGGTCCTGGCTGCGCGGGGGAGGCCAGCGGACGGGCACCACCTGGGGGCGCTGCTCCTCGCCAAGGACCTGTCCAGGTTCCTGGCCTTCGCCAGCAGCGCTGTGGTGCCGCTTCTTTACCGCCACATGGACAGAAACTTCCCCGGCAAACTCCGGCGGCTGATGAAGAAGCTGCAACGTGGGCCCCAGAGCTGCTCCTTGGACGAAGCGGGGGCACAGCCGGCGATGGCGTAG